The Stigmatopora argus isolate UIUO_Sarg chromosome 6, RoL_Sarg_1.0, whole genome shotgun sequence region CTAAAACAGAGGAGaggtaacctttttttttcttccaatattTGTCTCAATATTTGGAACAGAGCCACCAATCATTTGTATGTTAACATATACAGGTGTCATGTTCATTTCTAAAAacagagttaaaaaaatacaatttctaaGTCCACATTGCCtcaatttaatgtatttaacGTAAGAGTAACGTTCTCTAAACAAAATTGAATTCATAAATTCCAATTTGCGGTCTCACCCGCAACCACGCAACTAAATTGCCACACTTAGCATCAATGCGTAAACTTTTCTTCTCCCCCTGATTTCCCTGAAAACTATAAATGAACAAAGAGAGTGACGGTACTGCTTTGACTATCAAATGGCCGCCACAGTCTGGATCTGTACGCATCCAAACCCGCGTCGTATCAGACCGTATCTCACGGCGACGGCGCTTTGCATCAACAAGTCAGAAAAATCACTCTTTGTGCTTATATTTGTTTTCGTCACTTGTCCGTCAAACACCCAGTGCAGATGTGATGTGTATTTTTTGGTGATGCCTAATGCTCAATTTGTAGTATATTAAGTGTCGCTATTGCAAAACGACTCCAAACGAAGGGATTTGGAGATCCGTAAGATTGCAATTTGAAGGTATattcatttttgaatttttttaaagtgcttcTGGGGAGTTTTTGGGGAGGTGTGTCTCTGTGAAAGTTGTCCCCAAGCCCTCCCACGCACTGCGGGCCCTCGACGTTACTGCTGGTTGgagaaactttttttcttcttcttcagtcaAGGTCAGTCAAAGACCACTTTGAGGCTCAACTCCCTTGACAGTTACACCACGCAAGGTAGGTCTacttcaagggtgtcagactggggttggttcaagggccactttaacgtcaacttgatttcacgtgggccggaccattttagatataatatttagattatttttttaataaatggattaaaagaactggattaaaagccctgaatattcagttttttatagatctaaaacaatgtttattttagttttttttaaatatatttttagattttacaacatgatttttgaactaaaaacacagaaaaaaatgattaaaaaattacaattattgatttaaaaggggaaaaatcaggaaatttaatatacatctatactcttcattttaatttcatcctaaaacagaaagttggcactcatgatttactttcccgggccatacaaaatgatgcggatgccactttgacacatgtggtctacttGAAGGAGTTTCCAATTGTTGACAAATAGTACTtctgtagtagtagttttaAGAAAAGTCAATGTATTATTTGTCAGTTGTCAAGGATGGATGTGTCAGTCAAGCTTTTCCTTCAATGTCATTTCTTCCAATCGCCTCGAAATGAATGACTTTTATCTTGTCATCAGTGCATTTTTAATACACACATTGTTTATGGAATCATTCTTCATTGCATTGGTTATTGTGcagttgctatttttttatacagTCAATTTCAAATTCTAGAAATTCCACATTTAAGCTGTTAAATTTATTGCGGTACGTAATAAGCCTTTTTGTCCGCTGACATCCTCACActaacttcattcattttctgtcaggTTAACAGTGCCTTGTAACATGATATGCATTTTTCCCTTTATATTTTATGTTATTATATAACAACTTTGTACAGGTGAGTAtgttttaaacaacaacaacaatcaatcACAGAACAAATATAGCCAAAAACAAGCAAGTGATGCATAATAGCATTCACATTTAGTGAATTGTACACTAAAttgtgagtgattgatttaaaacaaatgaatcaTAATTGGATTCAAAGGTATAAAAAAAGAGCAGCAATTGCAGccacattaaatacattttaaacattgtaTTTCACTTGTGTTTGGAGAGTGttctttgaaattaaaaaatatattattattattaaggtgACAAAAAGAGACAATTTTGGCTTTGGCCGTGCTCAGAAAAAATGAACTGGTTTGACACCAGTCAGAACAAAAAGAGTTAAACCCCCAAAATGTGTGTTAACTCACTTTCTTGGGAAATGGGGAGTGAAATCTACCAAATATCAACCCAGCTTTCTCTCAGACAGCATGGAAGATTCTTCAGACCCCTCCCACTGGGTGTCTTCATCCATCCTGGGCCCAGACCCCCTGGCAGCCTTCTCCTCGGAGTCTAGTCTTCTTCCGCCGGGCGAAGACGAAGACGCCTTCTTCTCTAGCCAGGACACCGACTACACCAACTTGTCCAGCTTCTTCTCCAGCCCGAGTCAGAGTCGAACACCGTCCAGCTACAGAAACGCCTCCAGTCAGTGCTGACCCAAAACGCACCCTTTTAAGCACGACATACTTCCAAAAGGCTCTACCTGACCTGACCTCTCCTCTGTTTTGAAGTCCGCCAGGTGTTCGCCTCCCCGAGTATCCTCAGCAACCTCCAATTTCTGGACGGCTCGGCCAGTCACTCCCCGGGCTCGTCCTACAACGCTCCGGACACCACTTGGACCAGCAGCCCTCTGACCAAAAGCACCCACCCGACACCTTTGTACGCGGGGGTTTCCTCAATTCTCACCCCTTCCAGGGACGGATACTCGTCTCACAACGGGGACAACCGGGAGAGCCCTCAGCCTCGTGAGGCCCTCAAGTCCGAGCGCACCAGCCCGCTGGGGGGGTCGACGTCCTGCGGCGGGTTTTTGAATCTGACCCCCGCCGTCGCGAGCCCGTACACGCCTCACTCGCACATGCTGAGTCCTTACAACCCGTACTTAACGGGACCGCAGGAATACACGGCGGCCAACTACTACAACGGTCCCAGCGCTTGGATGAGCCCGGCGTACTCTCCAAAACTTTGCAACAAAATGAGAATATCCACGCCAGGTGAGAATCAATTTCACCGGACTGTCGCAATGCCCATTGTtcttgattttgggtcatttaaccggtactcggtcgtttggtcgccggtcttttggtcgcccggaaggttattgataattaccatttaaatcattgctcaaattccccaaatacaaactgtgaattattatttagtcatacttaatgccctattacttattaggctaaagaaaagttccaaatttcccggacttttattgcgttttgttggagaacttgttaagaccctgactgacgtagcttcttaaagggacaacgcatgtacatacaaactcttatacactcacacgtccgctcagtgaaactgctcagggccattttggcttttattgatgtgtagatcgtgttgttttaccttgttttgtcgccggtcttttggtcgcccattgtttgggtccgggcgaccaaaagaccgcgaccaaaagtccggcgaccaaaagaccggcgaccaaacgaccgcacacgcatttAACCGGTGCTTTTCGAGCACTcacgggaaaaaaatacaaatttcatGAGGGAGCTTTATTTGGGTGGCTcggaggagcgagtggttagcgcgtcggtctcatggtgggagtcctgggttcaaatccaggtcggtctacctgtctggagtttgcatgttctccccgggccagcgtgggttttctccgggtactctggttttctcccacattccatagaaatgcatgttaggctgattggacactctaaattgcccctaagtatgggtacATAAAAGTAGTTATGAAAATTAAGTTTAATTAAGTAGAAAAGAAAGTAAAAATTATttggtaaaaataataaaatgcctattttttttaagaatatgtttttttctcagcacAGTCATCTgtatcagtgtttcccaaccactgggccgtgagcaatggtcaggtgtgccgcgagaaattgcaaaaagtaatattgtgtagagtttgcatcttgtcgggcctgcatgggttttctccgggtagtccggtttcctcccacattccaaaggcatgcatggtaggctgattggatgctctaatttgcccctaggtatgagtgtgagagtgaatggctgtccgtcttctcgtgtcctgcgattggctggccaccgattcagggtgtcccccgcctctggcctgaagtcagctgggataggctccagcaccccccgcgaaccaaagtgagaataaagcggttcagaaaatgcgtTTGATTTGGCAAAGCATCCCCACAATTACTTTGGCAACCTATATTTAAAAATGCTGTCATATACGCCTAATATTTACTGTAAAATTGGAGTGATAATGGGAATTTGCCTGAATTTTATGGGACGTCTCCccacttaacattttaaattttcacgCGATATTTCCACTTTTGCTTTTTCATCATCATATCTCAAGGCCAAGCTTTTTTTGTCGTCGCTTTCCCGTAGGACTTCACTTACGATGTTCAAGATGTAAGAAAAAAGTCTCACGTAGCTTTCCCACTTGCACGTTTGAACAGAGGCCAGAGAATGCGTTAACTGCGGCGCCACCGCGACCCCTCTGTGGCGCCGCGACGGCACGGGCCACTACCTGTGCAACGCCTGCGGACTCTACCACAAGATGAACGGCCAGAACAGACCCCTGATCCGACCCAAGAAGAGATTGGTACATTTGCGGACCGTTCTTATAACGTGGGCTTCCAAATATAAAGAATAACCACACACCacccctcccacacacacacagattgtCAGCAAGCGAGCCGGCACCCTGTGCGCCAACTGCCACACCGGCACGACGACACTGTGGAGACGCAACGCGAACGGCGAACCCGTGTGCAACGCCTGCGGGCTTTACTTCAAACTCCACAACGTGAGTTATCCCTTCCTGACGTTTTGTGACTTTTAAGCCGCCAACGGAACGCTTCTTGCAGATCAACCGACCGCTCACCATGAAAAAGGACGGCATTCAAACTCGCAACAGGAAAGTGTCCAACAAGAACAAGAAGAGCAAGAAGGCAGCCATGCTGGAGGCCTTCGCCGAAGCCCCTCAGCCGCATTCCCTGGagaacggcggcggcgggcccTTCGCACTGGGCCCCGCCGCCCTCCTGACTTACGGCCACGCGCCCCACCTCATCCCGGGCCCGTCGCCTCTGCACGGCTCCGCCCCGTTGCCGTACTCGCACCACTGCAACCCGGGCATGGTGCCCACTTTAGTGTGAGTCAATCGGTACCGATGTAAATAAGAAGCAAACTGGATTTAAACTTGTCTTTTCTATCGTTCACGGCGTGAAAATATTTGTCTGCGATGTCACGGTCTGTTTACCGAATTTATCATGTACGCAGCAGGCAATAAAGAAAATGTGTGAATTCGTGTGTTCTGTTATCATTTCTGTCTAACGGTCAACCATTCATCCACATTTTTCTCGTCATGTGATCAAATTAAAgataactaccatattttcacgactataaggcgcaccacattataaggcgcaccctcaatgaatgacacatttttttcatatataaagcacactggattataaggcgccctgtctattttggaggaaatttaagacttttaagtgcgccttatagtcgtgaaaatacggtatactgtAAACTACACTTTAGGCTCCGGAATTTTTATCACGACAAGACTATGACAGCTTTTAATATCATGAAATGATGTCGCTATactaaaatcaatcaaatcaaatcaaaagcctttattgtcattatacacagctgcgttattgtcattgtacacagctgcgtataacaaaattagtgttgctactccacaaagtgtgtttttctcagtaaaaacataaataagtaatataaaaagtcacgggcaaggtaaattctaaaatagtgcacaatctaagatatttcacattgttattgttttattattttattcttattatacCTTGACTTTCCATATGGTAGATTAATAGACAGATTGATATACATTTTTCTGAGGTTTTGGTAtaatcaaaaagaaaataatcttATCTATCGGCTATATTTTCTACCACATTTGCGCTGTAAGAAATTGTGAGTTGAAGTTTGGGTGGTCCAtgcaatttgaattttaaaaaattgtagaaaaaaagcaaactcaGAAATagcatttatattttaataaccCATTGTTTGGCTATATTCCTCCCTTTAAATTGTGActcagatttattttatttctttttttaaatcattctaATTTCCCACATCTTAATTGAATACTTTAActcaatatttcaaaataataaaacatgctttacatgAAGAAACACCAATTTCAAAACGTTTCCCCAAGCGTGATATAATTGCCTTCTTtcccatcatttttttattttgcttttccgTATTCCGTATcagacaaatatttaaaaaaaaaaactatttgaaTTCAATGAACCGTATGCCATTTTCCATCTCTGAAGTGtgaatgtaaataaatgaaaaaggaaaaatgctaGACTTATTCTTGTGAAATtgcttgaaaacaaaaacaaaaaaaagaccgtAGCCATATAGCAATGTTTGGTTGTACTTTCCATGGTGAAAAGCGCAGCAGCTTACACACTCATGAATGGGCACGGCTGATTAGTTATCAGTACAAGTGCAGACCCCCGGGCCAGTTACTACCTGCTACTGGCATcaccacactcacacactcctTGCACTTGGTAAATGGGGGTCACCCAGTGCTACTATGCAAACATACAAACAGCACTTTAGGACTGTATTTTCTTACATTTATTACTGTGTGTTAAAATTACATTGATTTTGGTAGATGCAACCCTTTGATGCGCCACTTCTAATGCACAATAATGTCAAAAATGACCcacatttatttgttatttcatcctggatgagttATTGTTCAGTCTAGCTTTTGAAATCCATTCGTTTAGTTTATATATTCTAAAATATTCTTAatgtaacttgatttttttttagtaacaactgatcattgttttcatttttttttcattcatgatGAGTCAAATTTCTTTATTTAACACACGTGTGTTAAAATGAATATGTATTTCAAAAACTTCTCAGGTTAAAACTTCAGTTTTGTCCTATGTTGTGTATTGCCAAATATGCTGCATGGGACAAATGACATATTTATTAGAAAACAACCTCTCATGAGCCCGTAAAAGTACAGAGAAAAGAGcaaatttatattcatttattcattcattttctgaactgctttatcctcactagggtcgtggggggtgctggagcatatcccagctgactttgggccagaggcgggggaaatcctgaatcggtggccagccaatcgcagggcacagccattcacgctaacgctcatacctaaggggaatttagagtgttgaattagcctacaatgcatgtttttggaatgtgggaggaatccggagtacctggagaaaacccacagaggcccggggacaacatacaaactccacacagcttgaccgacctggatttgaacccaggaccccagagctgtgaagccga contains the following coding sequences:
- the gata1a gene encoding GATA binding protein 1a, with translation MEDSSDPSHWVSSSILGPDPLAAFSSESSLLPPGEDEDAFFSSQDTDYTNLSSFFSSPSQSRTPSSYRNASIRQVFASPSILSNLQFLDGSASHSPGSSYNAPDTTWTSSPLTKSTHPTPLYAGVSSILTPSRDGYSSHNGDNRESPQPREALKSERTSPLGGSTSCGGFLNLTPAVASPYTPHSHMLSPYNPYLTGPQEYTAANYYNGPSAWMSPAYSPKLCNKMRISTPEARECVNCGATATPLWRRDGTGHYLCNACGLYHKMNGQNRPLIRPKKRLIVSKRAGTLCANCHTGTTTLWRRNANGEPVCNACGLYFKLHNINRPLTMKKDGIQTRNRKVSNKNKKSKKAAMLEAFAEAPQPHSLENGGGGPFALGPAALLTYGHAPHLIPGPSPLHGSAPLPYSHHCNPGMVPTLV